TAATTAATTTTCACcaaaactatttatttatttatgcaaTCAAATGAGTAAaggatttttgttttgtagtgACTCAAGAATAAACAATTTCTGTGTACATGGTTCATAAAGATAATATCATAATAACAATAGCAGATGTGGAGCAAATTAGATTGTTGGAGCAAAAGGATACACTTTTCTGCTCTGCTGTTAGATTGTTATTCAATTAGCAATGAGCAAAAAACGAAACGCACCACAAAGATGGCCATTATTTAGCTTCCCATATCGAATAATTTTCGAGAGAACCATGAGAAACTTCATAGCATTGCATTTGCTGCCAGCATTAGGAGCAGTGGGAAATAATATATAAAAGATGTATCATGGACTATTTCCCACCAAAAGTTGTAACAGATTTCATGTATGTAATGACAGAAGACACATCTAATGATCAATTGATCATTACTTGGGGTCGTTACGGCAACAGGAGTTGCCTTCGACTACACTTTTGAGTTCAACATCCAAAACCCTTTACCCACCCAGCTCCTAATCTTTGCAGTAGATTAGGCACTTGGCTAATCAAGGCATCACAACTAATGAAATCAATACAATTTTCAAAGGTTAAAGCTACTGAATCTGCAAAACATGAAAGCCAGACCAATAAGGAAGATGATGTATTGAATCCTGAATGACTAGTAAATAGAGGCAGCAGGTTCATTCACAAAAGATCAAACATTCCAGACTTGTGCATGTCTAATAACTAGATCTTAATCACTACACTTCTTCAAAATTCACCAACTTCCTAAAAGACAGTATTAAAGCTACATGACTGACTACATTACACTATCCCCTTCCTGTTCTGAATCTGATGAAGTTGTGACTTGTTGACTTCCTGGGTTACAACGAAAGATTGTTGTAGCTCAGATGAACAAGTGCTTAAATTCTCCATTTGCAAGCAAGCAAAGCTGATTGTAAGCATGCGTGTCTGCAACAGGTCAAGAAAAAATGGAGGTCTATCAGAACCAGTACAAGAGTATGTACAAAAGGCCAAATGACCAGGCATTAATGGCATTAGCGAATATAATTTATCACCAATATGTTAAACGTTAACACACCATAGGACATGTGAAGGGTGAAGGGCAAGGCACAACATAAAACCATACAAGAGTTACATTTCACATTTCTGCTTCCAAATGTAGTTTTAAGTGATTGCAGTAAAAGGGCCTGAATTTGATAAGAACTGCTTTTGGACTACTAATTACAAGGAAGTCCCATGGTGTAGTTTGAAGAACTAACACGCCCGTGTTTTAATGTCTACCCCACTTTTATTGGCATATTTCCTTGTTACAAGTTTCAATCCTCAGTACTTTTAAACACTCGATGAATAGAAAAACAAGAAGCTGAAGCTATTTCTTCACAACTAGCTCACCCAGTCCAAGCACAAATTGGCATCAAGTATAAAATCTGTGTCAACCACTATTAGAGACAAATTGTAAAATGGAGGGTGGAAAAATGCATACCAATTGTGTCACCAAAGTTGTTCCATATGCTAGCTTGGATAGATTTATCGCTGTCAGCAATACCTATGACCTCAACAAATTTTGTAAGAGGAAAGGGTGGGGTGCCCTTTACAATTAACTGAATTTCATCAGTAGATTTGCCAATGACAGATCCAGCATCCAGTTGCACAACCTGAATCAACGCCCGAACCTGCCTTCCGACATACAACCGCAGCAGCTCTGCATTCACAAAAACGGACGGGTTTGACGTATCCATATCCTGCCAAAAACATATTGAAAATCATCAGCATCTCTTTATAATTGTTCGGTGACAACAACGAATTCTATCAAACCTATCAGGCTCAAAACATGTTACATTCAGCCTACAAACAGTTCTAATCATACTCCATACACCAGTCTCCATTACTAAAATCACATCCATCCTAATTTAATAATAGAAGAGAAACCCATTAACCGAAATGGCGAATAGTAATGTCCATTTCCATACATACACATTTCTTGTACAATTTCAAAAATGTTGGATTCTTCTTATCTTCTCCCTCTCATTCATTGATTTCATTTCGATTTAAAACCAGCCTCTCATCGATAAAATCCTAATCAATCAGAAAGCCCCTAAAATCACAAAAATCGGAAAATTTCACTTTCATTTTGGTAATCAAGATGCAATTACTACGATACAAGTACTAGATTTATGACATCAAAAACCAGCTGAACTGATTACAGAGTAGAGCAACCTGAACCCTAAATCACACCGAGTTAAGCCAAAATTTGAACCGAAAAATcaaaaggaaaactgaaatccCGATTCGGCTTGAACAAAAAGCACAAAGAATCACCGCGTTTGGCTGCCGAGGACCAAAATTGAAAACTTGCGACGGTTTAATCGTGTGAACTCCAAACAGTGCAGTTAAGATCTGAGAAAATTAGGGTTTCGAGATCTTACTGTTGATGATCGGAGGAGATCGCCGGAGAAACTGAGTCGAGAATAGAACTTGAGTTTGGAAGATCGAGCGACGGAGAGCGCGgcaaaagatgaagaagaatctgAGAGGGTTTTCTCAACTCTGAGACTGCAAAGGGTTTTTATATCAGAGACGCGACTGTGAAACACGCGCCCCCACACGCGGATACGAAAGTGGTTTGATTTTTGACGGGGCGGCAAAATTAAGCGCCAAAACATTATATTAGAGTATACGATTCCCTGTATCGCGATAATTTGAGAGTCGAATTAGCGGGTTTAGAATGCAAATTAAAAATTGGTGAAAGAGCTATCTGTTAATTTTCAGGACTCTTACATTAGATCAAGAGTTCAGATCTTATAAAGTTGAAATAAATATCATAGGCTCCAGTCCTCACTTTAAACTTTAGAGAAGCCGGATCATTCTCATATATTGTAGGGGTGGGCATTttagcccgaaagcccgaaaacccggaCCGGATCCGGGCCGGGCTTTGAGGAaaaaatagacaaaaaaaaaaaagtccggACCATGACATTTtaaacgggccggtcccgggcccTGGTGTCCATAATCTCCAAAGCCCGAAGATAAGCCTGATATTAATAACCTAATTTCAGCCTCCCTTTGTGCCTTTGTGGTGACTTCAGGTCTTCAGTCAACATTCACTCATTCAGACACAAACTTTCGCAACCATCCCCGAGACATCGACCCTTTCCCAAACTTGTCGGCTTGACCTCAGTTCTTCGAACCCAGTCGCAATCCGATCGAACCCAGTCGAAGCCTCGAACCCACGAACCCAGTCGATCCCAGTCGAAGTCTCGAACCCAGTCGAAGCCTCGAACCCAGTCAAATCCAGTCGAATCCGATCGAACCCAGTCGCAATCAATCGAAGTTGAAGCCAGTCGAAGTTGAACCCAGTCGCAATCAATCGAAGTTGAACCCAGTCGCAATCAATCGAAGTCAAACCCAGTCGATCCCAGTCGAAGTCTCGAACCCACTCGATCCCAGTCGAAGCCTCGAACCCAGTCGATCCCAGTTGAAGCCTCGAACCCAGTCGCAATCAGTCGATCTCAATCGAAGCCTCGAAGTCTCGAACCCAGTCGAAGCCTTGAACCCAGTCAATCCATTCTGCCCTTCTTCGATAACCCAAAGGTCTCagtaagtctctctctctctcaaacatcGACAATTCTGATCTGGGTCGTAATTGATTTGGGGTTATCTGATTCCAATTTGTTTCTAGGTGGTAGGATTGAAGAATCGATTTTGATAATGCCCGAAGTCGAAGTGGAACCCGAAGCAGCTGCAGTTATTGGGGCTGAGTTGGTGGTGGCTTCCAGCCAGTCTGAGGCCGGTGATGATAGTGAGCCGGCA
Above is a genomic segment from Rosa chinensis cultivar Old Blush chromosome 3, RchiOBHm-V2, whole genome shotgun sequence containing:
- the LOC112193589 gene encoding replication protein A 14 kDa subunit B, giving the protein MDTSNPSVFVNAELLRLYVGRQVRALIQVVQLDAGSVIGKSTDEIQLIVKGTPPFPLTKFVEVIGIADSDKSIQASIWNNFGDTIDTHAYNQLCLLANGEFKHLFI